A genome region from Kaistia algarum includes the following:
- a CDS encoding LysR family transcriptional regulator, with translation MGVFVKAADLGSFAAAAEALRISPQMVAKHVVFLEDRLGTALLNRTTRRQSLTDVGRAYYDRCKSILMDAEAAEQLAQEMRTRPKGVIRVNAPVTFGAFSLAPFLTRYLARYPDMQVDLTLNDRFVDPLEDGFEVLVRIGEFEDASLIAHRLAPYRLIACASPAYLAERGTPQTPGDLEAHDCLAYAYWSPSLPCRWRFSRDGREEEVKATGRFRSNDWRTLLHAATEGFGITLGPESVLSAELAAGRLVRVLSEYEGPARPMHVIYPASRRPTVKLRSFVEAVVEAFGPK, from the coding sequence ATGGGCGTCTTCGTGAAGGCGGCCGATCTCGGTTCTTTCGCCGCCGCCGCGGAAGCGTTGCGGATCTCGCCGCAGATGGTCGCCAAGCATGTCGTGTTTCTCGAGGACCGCCTCGGCACGGCCCTGCTCAACCGCACGACGCGCCGCCAGAGCCTGACCGATGTTGGCCGCGCCTATTATGATCGCTGCAAGTCGATCCTCATGGATGCTGAGGCCGCGGAACAACTGGCGCAGGAGATGCGCACCCGGCCGAAGGGCGTTATCCGCGTCAACGCGCCCGTCACCTTCGGCGCCTTCAGCTTGGCGCCATTCCTGACGCGCTATCTGGCCCGCTATCCGGACATGCAGGTCGACCTTACGCTGAACGACCGCTTCGTCGATCCGCTTGAAGATGGGTTCGAGGTTCTGGTGCGGATTGGAGAGTTCGAGGATGCGTCGCTGATCGCCCACAGACTGGCGCCCTATCGGCTGATCGCCTGCGCCTCACCGGCCTATCTGGCGGAGCGCGGCACGCCGCAAACGCCGGGCGATCTCGAGGCGCATGACTGCCTCGCCTATGCCTATTGGTCGCCGTCGCTGCCGTGCCGCTGGCGATTCAGCCGCGACGGCAGGGAGGAGGAGGTGAAGGCGACGGGTCGTTTCCGCAGTAATGATTGGAGAACGCTGCTCCACGCGGCGACCGAGGGCTTCGGCATCACCCTCGGCCCGGAAAGCGTGCTCTCAGCCGAATTGGCGGCGGGACGGCTGGTGCGCGTGTTGTCCGAGTATGAAGGCCCGGCCCGGCCGATGCATGTCATCTATCCGGCGAGCCGGCGCCCGACGGTCAAGCTGCGCAGTTTCGTCGAGGCCGTGGTCGAGGCATTCGGCCCGAAATAG